In a genomic window of Magnolia sinica isolate HGM2019 chromosome 16, MsV1, whole genome shotgun sequence:
- the LOC131229177 gene encoding protein CURVATURE THYLAKOID 1B, chloroplastic-like: MLALAVAIALWLSAGLILAINRLPLVPGILELIGIGYTGHSHLLQHIVIPLQHLVSFGLNLVSRAFEFQVCKHVT, encoded by the exons ATGCTTGCATTAGCTGTAGCCATCGCATTGTGGCTCTCGGCAGGTTTGATCTTG GCAATCAATAGGCTTCCTTTAGTACCTGGCATTCTTGAACTCATAGGAATCGGTTATACAGGG CATTCTCATTTGTTGCAACACATTGTTATACCTCTTCAGCACCTTGTAAGCTTTGGTCTTAACCTTGTCAGCCGAGCTTTCGAATTTCAGGTATGTAAACATGTAACTTAA